In Balaenoptera acutorostrata chromosome 3, mBalAcu1.1, whole genome shotgun sequence, the genomic stretch ggagcaGAGGAACAGCCGTTCCGTGCGGGGTCAGTGCCAGGTGCCCGACTAGCCCTCAGGGTGCGGGGAAGAGCGGCGTGACAAGGGTCACTGCTCAGCAAACTCAGAGTTCGCCCACAAGCGCCAATGCCACTGCCTCTTCCTGGAAGCTTCCGCTTCATCTAGGGGTCAAGCCCAACCTGTCCTATCTGGAGAATAGTTCAAGACCGGCGGTGCCCGGCCTCAGCGGCCTCTTTCTCCCTGCCCGCAGCTCGTGGTGCTCTGGGGACTCTTGAGTCCCCACCTGCTAAGCCATATTCAGGAACCGTCGGCCAAACCCCTTGGCCTCCCGAGCATTTAAGGAAGCTTCGTTCTCAGCCAAGAGGTCAAGGCAAGCAGGCAGTGGGTACCCGAACAATCCTGTGTTCAGATCTAAAacgtaaaaatttaaaaatcgcCCTAGTatattcttgttttcattttacttgaTAAAATTCTGTAAGATTTCATCCTAAAAACTATTTATAAGCCGTTGTTCATTACTTTGGGCTCTCCTTATGAAATCTGTAAAGGAGAAATCGAAAAGTGGCTTTTGATTCAGTTAAACTGTGAAGCCGAGAAGGTAAATTGGAGGTCCCTTAACAGCAGGTCCTTGAAGATTTCCtcgaggaaaaaaaaatatggttagTTCCCCCTAATGATTGCTCTAAAATGATTGCCTAGAAAACTCAAAGCAATATTCAGCTTTCTCGCCTCCTCCTGCTTGTCCCTGGTTTAGCCAGACTGAGAGGAGGATGGTGAGGGAGGCACATTGTGCAATTTCTTATTAAACACATCTGGAATTTGCGCACTCTGGATCGAATGCCAGGGATTTTACAAAGAGTTTATGACTGTGACAGAAAATTGTCCTTTTAACGAGTTTACAAGCAGTAATCACAGGGGCTTTTACAGGACCGGCCCACTCTGCTCCTTGCCAGATTTGCAGACATTTCCAAGATTCACCAACCAAGGGAGCAGGAAGTGGGCCGGGGTGCCCAGGGAGACAGAACTTCCACGAGTCTAAAATTATACtaaacagagctggaagagtgGGGGGTAGTCATCTGGGTAGGAAGAGAGGGCATGTAAGAAATTAAAGTAATTGGCCCTTCCTATTTTTCAGGGAGATTTCCGCGGTGTCCTTTGAAGCCTGTCAGGGTCATTGAAAGCTATCTTTGTGCAGGGTGTTTGTTTTGGGGAGTGAATGTGAAGAATGCAAGGAGATCCCCTGTGAGAGCCCCTCCTGCAGAGGGTGGCATTTCTCCGTGGCCCAAGACGTGGAGAATAAACACCCTAGTGACTTAAATAAACACCAACTTAATGATCCAAAACACTAACAAGGGAGATTGGGACCCTGAGCTCCCAATCCAAAGGATGGTCTCTGAGCGGCTGTGTGAACATCTGTCCATCACTGAGGGGAAAAATGACTTTATAAGTAAAAGTGACTATAGTTAAGTACAGTGACCCTTTCTCCCTGGAACTCAGTCACAGCcatttagcattaaaaaaaataaaacaaactcatAATAAGAAGGCCTtaatctccccacctcccacccccacttctaGATCAGGACAGGAAAGATAGGAAAgagtaagaaagaaatgaatatattaatggtgacacagatggagaaaaatcaaaattatgaaACTGTCATGTCAGAAAATAGACTTCCTCTGGGGAGTAATATTTTACAAAGCACAAGCAAGCCAATCCTGTTATCCTGAgtagaattttaataaataatgccatttgtttcactaattttaaaagctaaatacaAAGATACATCATTTTTACCCCAGGCAAAAATAATTTGGAGCCTACATGATTACTGGGGTTATTCTGGACTCTATCAGGCAGCACCGCAAAGAACTCCTGTCCTGTTGGTCTGCTTTCTGTTTGTACAGAGTAATTCACAATGTTGCTATCCTTGTAcaagttccctttttttttcccccaagcagataaattattttactttcacaGTCTTGTCATAAATTTGTTAATAATACAAAAGAGCTAACATACGAATGATGTGGAGAAGAGCTAGTGGTAAACAAAACTGCAtctctaaataataaaaaaataaataaataccccaAAGCTAAATTCACGCTTTTTCTGTCATATAATTAACTCAGTCACCACTCCTGGTTCAGGGGATGGCCTTCAAAGTACCCTGCAATTCATAACCACCATTAagtaagaaagcaagaaaactattcgtttaaaaaaaatgggGTGGGGGCCCAATGACAGCAATACACAACTCACCTTTCAGAAACAAAATCAGTACTCCTGGTGTTCTACTAAGTTTTAATTTAGACTGGTTTAGGTACAATAGAAAAGAAACCTGAAAACACATGCTGTTTTAGTAACAAATACCAGGTTGCTAGATTTGTTACGTATTTTTGCAAGCTAGAAACTAGGAACAGGAGAAACCCTTAACAGGAGTAGGCTACAGATAAGAAAGCTTCAAGGGCATGAGAAGTAATGGCATTCAGGAAAGTGTTTTTTCACACtggtacatttttaaagtttgccataaaaaaaaacccaagaaaacaaacaacaaccaaaaacccCCACTAAATTTGACAAAAGTATTTGTATTACTAATGGTCACTTCTATTTCTAACTGCCTCACATAGACAGCATTAAGACATTTAGGCACTTGTTTTTTCCCCTAATactgttctttcattttaatctaCATAAAATTGTTTAACActaaatatgaaaatgtaaactTAATTTTCCCCATCAAAAAAAAGTTATAAGATCGTATTTTTCCTATTCACCTTAAGAATGCAACCAGTTCCTCCCAGACTGGAGGATCTTTTCACTGTTTtgatctcctctctctctctctctcattttcatttccttttcctcttctcaaaacatttttccataaataaattaaaatgaaataattaaaatccaGTTGATTTGTAATTTCcattgattgaaaaaaaaaaaagaaaaagaaaaaagaaaggctacTGGAGCAGGAACACGGGTTGCCCAGAACCAAGACTGGGTGACtggatgtttttgtttgtttgggtttttttttttttcttttccctgatctCCACACTGGGAGGGAAAATAATGCAAAAGTGGAAAGAGTTGGAGAGAAGAGGGCACTAAGCTTGAGATCGCTGTtgggtttgaattttaaaaaagatatttgtgAAAGTCCACCATTCCTTTATGCGCAAAGAACCCCAGAAACAAGCTGCAAAAATGTTCCTGATTTCTATTTACAAGTGTCCCTAGTCGCTGCTTCGGGGCCCCAATCCCTCCCCCTTAGGACCCCAAGTCCACCAGACTGGAGGTGAGGGGGCCCAGCAGAGAGTCCTGGAGCTGATGCTGGTGGGCTTGCAGGCCGTGGGTGGGCTGAGAGGCGGTTAAACCTGGGAGAGAATAGTTTGAGCTCCTGGCGTGGCTCATATTGCCCTGCAGCAGAAGGACCGAGTTCTGGTCTGGACTTTGGGGAGGTGAGAATTCTTCTTCTGAGCTGGACATGAGCGGCTTGCCCCCTTCCAGAGGAGAGAGTTGATTCTGCTTGTTGGAGGAGGAGTTATTGTTTTCAGTGTTCTCCCTAAGAAATAGAGGACAACAccatatggttaaaaaaaaaaaaagtgtgagatggagggaggggagctGGAAGGAGGAAAGGGCCATTGTGCAATCAGTCATTGACCCAAATGGAGAAGCTCTGCCCTCTCACCCATCCCCAAGGGTCCTAGGGGAAATGAGGAGGCAGAAGAGACTTGAGAAATGGGGAGCTACGGACAGAGCTCCTGGGGAGCCAGGTCATTTCCTCTTCCAGATTTTAGAAAGCCAGATCAGCAGGGCTTATTTGaaacacaaaaattatttctaaatttttgttcaagcagttatttttaaatacctaTCAACAAGTATCACATTTAGAAGTAACGAAatttgaaaatcttccaacaaatgatTGTTGGTGATGAAGAAAATGATCGGGGGACGAACAGCACCCAATGAACAGATGTTTGGTGGTGAATCAAGTCAACTGTCCTGTTCCCATCTGAGGAAACAATTAACCGTCGAGTTTCCCTGCCCCTGCCCGGAGGTTGTGGTCTCAGAGACACAGGACAGGTCATGGGAAGTGGTGTCCAGAGCGGCCCAGTGACCTGAGTAAACACAGGGAGCGCAGCCAGTCTCTCCGATTTCATCAGGGAGTGGGCCCTCGGGCCTGGCTTAAAGGACGGCCTTTTTGAAACTAACGTCTACCTGGAACTGTACTGTCCCTGTCTCCGTGTTACTCGCTCAGCCCGAAGTCCCTCACGGCCCTCTCTCAGACTCCCTGCGGGCATCCACACCAGCGCACCCATTCCCCACAGGGGAACTTCGCGACCCCGCACAGCCGGAGCCTGTGCGACGAACCAGGATCTCAGTCTGGGCGCTCGGTGCTGGTGAACTGCAGGGTCTTGTAGCCCTCGGCGCTTCTGCCTTCAGAGGGCTCGGCCGTCCTCCCCACCGCGGAGCCCGCCTGtctccccaactctctccccatctctcgcAGTCTCTCTCTCCCAGAGAGCCCATTTCAGCTGAATTTATCCAGACTCTGCTTTTCCGCCCAGAGGGGAACAAGGCGGCGACATCTTCGGCCCCCAGGCTCCGAAGCGAACAAAAGAAACCCAGCCAACTCGGGAGCTTAGGTTTCCCCCAAACTGCCCGGCTCCCCGAAGCGCTCtcctccccgccgccgccgccgccgcctcccacACGCTCTTCCGAATCTCGGTCGGAAACTCTACAGCAAACGAGTGGAGCCGGGCCAGGTGGCCGGGTGTGTTGGCGTGAGGAGGGCGGGGGcagagacaggttaaaaaaatattgcCTTCTGAGCTCCGGGGCGAGAGAAGTCTGCGACTGGAGACCCCTTCCTCACCCGGggacggggggcgggggcggcgcggACAGCGGGACTGACCAGCCGCGGCTCCCGGCCAGGCGCGAGGGAGCCGACGAGGAGCAATAGTTTCTGGGCTCTGGGCGCCAGGGAGTAAATGCAGCGCCAACTCTCCCAAAGCTCTCTTTTCTGTGGATTTCTTTTGAAAGACTCCTCCCTTTGTACAGCTAGTGCGCAATGAAGCGACCTCTCACCCAGAAGACTACCAGGACAGAGCGAGTGAAGGACGGGGCGGGAgtggaggctgagaagtttcAGGCCAGCTCCACCCTCACGGGGAGCAAGAGGAGAGAGATTCGAGACCCTCAGCCCCCAGCGAACCCCTCTCCTCGCGATACCAATCAACACTGCCCTTCTAAGCGGATCTAGAAACTCACTCTCCACCCGCCACTCCTCGCCCCAGCCAGCCAAGGAGGCATGAAAAACAAACCTAGCGCCAACATTTCCCGACACTCACATCCCAGGAAACCCACGCGCGGACGCTCAAATCAGATGAGcaacccccccgccccacccctagCGAGCGATCTCAGAGTTCACGAACTTTCGCCGCAGTGCCGCGGAAGCCTGGGCGCCGCCCGGCGGAGGGCTCCGGTCGGCTGGGTGGACACGGTGGCTGGTGCCTGCGGGGGCGGGAAGGGGCGGCGGGGACAGGAAGGCTTCCCGGGGTCGCCCGATCAGCGGGAATCACCCCGCGTACCTTTCCTTGGCCTCGGCGGCCCGGTCTCTTTGCCTCCGGTTCTTAAACCAGTTGCTGACTTGGGTGGTGGTGAGGCCGGTGGCCTCGGCCAGCTCCCGCTTCTCACGCGGCGAGGGGTAGGGGTTATGCGCGTACCACTCCCGCAGCACGCCCCGCGACTTCTCCTTGAAGCAGTAGCTGGTCTCTTCACCGTCCCAGATGGTGCGCGGCAACGGGAATTTTCGGCGCACCCGATATTTGCCCACCGCGCCCAGGGGCCGGCCGCGCAACTTCTCGGCCTCCACGTAGTGCGCCTTCAGCCACAGTTGTTGCAGCTTGGGGTGGTTGTGAGGCGAGAACTGGTGGCTCTCCAGGATCTTGTAGAGCTCGCGGAAGTTGCCGCGGTGGAAGGCGACCACGGCCTTGGCCTTGAGCACGCTTTCGTTCTTGTGCAGGTGGTCGCAGGCGGGCAGCGACCACAGGAACCTGCCCAGGCGCTCCAGGTTCCCGCCTTGCTGCAAAACCTCGCATACGCACGCCACTTGCTCCTGCGTGAAGCCGAACGATGGCAGCATCGACATGGCTGGGGCCTGCCGGGGCGCACTGCCCTGGCGCACGCGGCAGGGAGCAAAGCCGAAAAAGCAGGAGGAGGCAGCCGCAGGGAGGGGGGCGCGGCTGCTCCTAACCCCCTCCCTAGGCTTTGCGAAGGCTAAAAAGCGAGTCGAGGCTTGGGGACGGGCGGCCGAGTTAGTGGAGGAGAAGTAGGACGCGCGCTGGACAAGGAGCGTCCGGCTCACTCCGCAGCTTTTCGGGCCTCGCTGGCTCCGGCCTCCCGCCGGGTGGATGCTGCTTGTTGCCGGGGAACTTGGTTTCTGTTCTCCCCGCAGCTGCCTTAAAGCGCGCAGCGTCCCCGGCGCGCTGATTGGCTGCGGGCGGCGCCTATCCGGGGCTGGCCAGCCCGCGCGCCGCCAGGCCGGGCCGCGAGGCCGCGCCGCCCCGCGCGGGGAGGGCGAGGCTGTGCAGTGAGGGATAGGgagtggtgggaggagggggatcGCGAGCGGTGGGAagcgaggtggggaggggggagggagcggtgCTTACCGGGGACGGCGGTGGTGGGAGTGGGTGAGCGCGTCAGGACCTTGAAAAGTGAGCCCCCTCTGCAGTGTCACCTAAGGGCAGCCGCGCACATCTCTGCACAAATCAATGACTCCAGACCTTCTGATTCGCCTCCTCTCCCTCCAtactctgtctctgtcccttgcAGACTTGCCCTTTCCCGGTGAGCTCATATTTAATTACCTTAATGTTGGAATGAATAAGTAATGGATTGATGAATAGCTTATGGAACGCGATAAATAATACAAGAGCAGACCAGTGCTCCGGGCTGCAACCGCTGGAAGAATGGCTTCTCTCCCGGCTGGCTTCAGCTCCAGGAGCCAAACCTaatttcctcctctcttccctcctgcccccagcgcCCTTCAAAAGGCACAGATACTCCCAGCTGTATAGCGCTTCCCTCATTCTCAAAAGGCCTCGAGTATTTGGGACCACGCAAAGAGTTGTGTAGAACATAGTTGCTGAGCAGATAGAGATGCCGAGGGTTCATTTGTGATTTGGTATCTTAATGTTCTATGGTTTAAGTGGGCAGGCTTCTGGACTCGGTTTCCCCATTAGCGCGGTTGCATTTTCCAAGGCCACCTCTGCTACCGAGGAATGCCGAGAAGATTTACTTGCTATTAGCAAAAATGCTTTGGGAACCTCGCGCGAAAGGCGCTGGATGGGgtgtaaattaaataaaactgtgTCCGGCTCCAATAGCCCTCCGGTTGTAACATAATCCTTGCCCTGTTCTGAGAGGGACACTGCCCTCAAAGCGAGAACGACGGCGGCTCCAAGAAGATTAAAtaaagaggtgtgtgtgtgtgtgtgtgtgtgtgtgtgtgtgtagattgcAATGCTGGCCTATTTTACTGCCAGGGAATGAGAGATGTCTTGCAGTTTCAGTCCTATCATCtgttattttgtgtatgtgtggagaATGCTTATTAAAACTACACAAACAAATGAAGCTGTAATTATCTTAAGCCTCATTTGCACACCTTGTTCCAAAGCAATTattaaaaagattttgaaaacaattaGCGTCTCTAAACAAAGATAATCTATTGTCAGAGCTGAGACTGGCAGGAGATAAGAACAATGCGTGGAGATAAGGGGAGCCAAACGGTGGAAGGAGAGTGACTTTATGACGATACTTATCTCTGATTAGATAAGttcaaaacagaattttaagtaCACTTCAAAAATGCTTTTGATTTAAATGTCTCCTCTTAGTGAATGCAAGGAGCAAACTCTAGGTTCTTTAAACTTGCTTGtcttctttaaatatgttttgattCCATCAGCAAGAGCCCAGCATCGCAGAACCATTTACACATTGAGACATAAGTGGGAGTGGAAGAAGAAGCACTGTGTCTGTTTCCCCTTGTATTATTtatatggttttaaaataatgcaCCCAGTCCAATTCACCCTGCAATGTACATCTTAAACTCATGAAGGGTTTCCACTCCCTAGCTGTCTCTCAGGAGGCTCCGAGTAGACATGAAGCTGCTTCTACGCTGAACTCCCAAACAATGCTTTTTGCATCTTTGAAACCCTGCAGTATCCCATGCAATTAGACCTTGGAAATAGATGCTGATATTTCAATATGTTtgggattatttttaaatgcatttaatgGGTGCATATTATTTCAAAAGAGCCCCTACCACACTGTGTGCCCAATGACTTACTTTCTAAACTGGAAACCTGGCAAAGCTGAGCCCATGCCCATGTGTCTGGTAATTTTCCCCGGCGGTCTTATTTTAGTGCTCATGATGTTTCAGATGAAGTCTTGAGGAGCTGCAGTGTCCTGCCAGAAGGAACGTCTCTGCTTGGAACAGTCCTTATTGACATGGCAGCTGTGTGAGGACTGGAACGGAGGCTTAAACTCGGCTCTAAAAAATCAGTTAATGCCCTAAAGTCTGGAGCGAGAattacaatgtgtgtgtgtgttagaggaATGGGGGGGATGGGCGGGAGTCTGTAAGTACAACCAAGTCTCTTAAAAGACAAACGGTAAATTGAGTATGGGGTGTACTTTATAATTAACAATTTTGTATAAGGAAATGAGGCACAGCTTGGACAAATAAGGGCAGGTATTGATTTACAGGGAGCAGAGAGATGACAATTAGACACCAATATGACCACCTTTTTTCCGGCTTCCTCCAGACCTCCCTGCCCACTTCTTTTCATCTCTCTTCAAAAGGAATCAAGACGCACTAGACGTTGGCGACAACTGGGAAGACGACCGTGTGGATGCCGCGATTGCGGGCACCGGGGTTGACGTGATGTGGTGCTCGTCCTTGGAGGCCGTGCCCGGGCCCGCCAGCCTTTCTCCTAGCGTTCAATCCAGTAGATCGCGTGACTAGAAAGGAAAAGTGCCTTTCGCTTTGTACCAACCAGCCTACCTGCTATTTCAATCCCTCGGTTAGGGGAACCAATcgttataaatgttaattattggcTCAGATATATAAGGTTTCCCAAAATGGAACCTTTCACTGAAAACCACTAAAAGAGGTAAAATGACATGAATTTACAAACCACATAAACCAAATGATCCATTTTAAATCGCACACAGAAAGGTTTGAGTTGTTCTAgtaacttaaaaccttttgctgTCAATGCAAATCACAAGAAAACAGAGATGCGGCGGAGATTTAAAGGCAACGAGCAACTCTAGCTGCTGCCCTCGCCGCTTCGCGGCTCCCGAGGGTAACGCGGCTGGAAAGGAGCTCCCAACACCAGGTTTCTGCTCTCCTGTGCCTCCTTCCGTGCAGGTAACGGCCGGGTGCGCACAACTGGTCTATGGAAATGTCAATGCAGAGGCACCAGTTGGTGCTGGGGTTTCTCGGTCAGGTTGACATAAGGCCTTGGTTCAAAAACCTCTGGCTGGGACTCACTTgtttcccttctggcttggagcgAGATGCTTTGAGGCTCCCGGCCGGCTTTCTTGGAATTCCTTTGCCATTAAGAGCGACAGCGGGGATTCTACTCTACCTACAGATATTTGGAAGGGAAGGGCTTCGGGAggtgtctcttcaataaattagCGTCGTCGCTCTGGGGCAGTGAGAAGACTCCCCAAATCCTGGCTGAAGTGACAACGTCCATCTTTTTCCTCTACTTGGTCGGAAACTCCAGGTGCCCTCGACCCTCGGGATCCCGGGCTCCGATGGCGGCGCGGCACCCGAGCAGCCGCCCACCTGCCTCCTGGGGGACGCTGCTCCCCACGAGCTCTGAATAGGCCGAGGGCTCAGGCAGGGCGATGTGGGGACCCAAAGGAGAGAAACCCAAAACCAGTCCATTAGTAAATGAGTTTTGTGTTGTCAAGGTTCTTTCCCATCCACTTGCTGTTCTGAAAAATAGATCACGTTTCGTTATCTTTAGTGGGAATCTGCAACGTGACACCGGATCCGCGCGGCCCccgcctctctctccctcccttccttccagccTCGCTTGGCCGGGCCAAGGGGAGCCGGCCGGCCTCCTTGGCTTATTTCTGAACAATGAAGATTTGTCTGTTCCcctaatatatttatgtatggaGGTAGGGAGGGAGTTTTCTCCTGGAAGCGGGAAGCATGCGAGCAGAGCCTCCCGCTTCCTTGGTGCGAAAACGCAGCGGCAGCCCAAGACGCCGGGAGACTGCCgccccctgcccacacctggacaAACAGAGCGGGCTGCGAGCCCAGCTTGCTGCTAAAAACCGTACCGCCCCGCGCGGCTCCTGAAAATACAGTCTCCACATTGTTCCGGGGtcggggaaggaagagagaggagagagaaaggctgAGACACACCGCCGCGAGGGAACTCAGATTGGACGGGGACAGTgctggagtgtgtgtgtttggagaggTTATcctctccctctgtgtgtgtccccaggtctggtctctctctgtgtctctttctacCTCATCCTCTCTTTTCAATCTGAAAGAGGAAGCTCAttcattctgtgtgtgtgaaCCTCTGATTCcttcattctctcttttattctctctTATCTCCATCTCACCCTCTGTCCCTTTCGTTCCCTCGCTGCCTCATTCTCATTCTTCTCCgcgtttctccctctctctctctctctctctcacacaccacACCCTCTCCTCTCTACCTGGATCCctctattctctttttctttcctccttctctctctctcgttcctctcccttcctcacgACTCTTGGCGCCTGCGCCTGcttccccaggagctgtgaggtCTCACAGAGCGTGCTGTGCTGATATCGGGCACCCAGGCAGCACAGGGCGAGTAGACTCTGAAGTCCGGGCAGGGGCGTCTGGCTCAGCTGGTGGGGACCCGCCACACTGAGTGGTGGTGTGGTTAAAAAGGTGGGGGCACCCATGGAGGATTGAGGAAGGTGGGCTGGCCACCTGGGGGAAAAAGGGCAGATTTAAGCTGCGCTCTGCGAAGGCTCAGGCCCAGAGACTTGCCAACCGCCAGATTTGAGTCAGAAGACACCACTCAACATTAGATAGATGCCAAGCACCTTTCTGGAAAGTGAAGGAGAGCATTGTAAGAATCTGTTCTTAAGAACCTAAgacactcttgcctcctttgctttATTAATATTACCTCAGGGCAAGAGTTCTTATCTTCCATTGAATTTCCAATCAACTTTTTTGTCAGCTAATGTACATCCTGTATACTGCATCTGTCTAAGCTAAGAAGAATTTCCTTTGGGGAGGTGAAAGCCTGCAGCTCCTCCTGTTCAGAGGAAAGTGCTAGTGATGGTAATGCAGGGTGACACTAAATAAACAGTTAGGGTGGACTGGAAAGATGGAGTTAATTATCCAGTGAGCTGCGTTTCAGCCCAGACCATCAGGGGCTGATTTGTTTTGGCTCATAGTCCGAGGAAGGAGACAAACCACTCTCTTCTCTACATCTCTTAGGGATCCTGATCGTTCCTgtctcaaacaaaacaaaaaacaaaaatcgcTACCCAGTTATCACTGTTTCAATTAAAATTTGGTCTATTATTCCTCTGCAGACTCTGCGAAAATGTCCACTCCATTGCCCCGTAGCCCTTGAGAGAAGACCCAAAATGACTCAAAAATGCCCTCCTTAAGTCTTTTTTTAGGGACCCACTGGTAAGGAAAGTGAACATGCAGCActcctccccatctctcttcACTTAGATtcttaaaataagtttataaaaacaCGTGTTTATAAAAACTAGATGTTGGCCTGATTTTCACATtgattccccccccccaaataatcAGGCTTCGTGAAATTTTAGATGGAATTAGATTTATTGTTTGCGTGATTCACTGACTATCTGGTTTCCTCAGGTAAGCCGGAACTTATATATAAATCCTAGTAACTTAAAACTTTTCCCTCCTCACTttgctcttccctccttcccttcaccCACCTCCCCTCTCCGCCACATTCTGATATTAATAATCCCCGGCTGCCCCTCTTTCCGGGTCATTACGGTACTGCTGGTCTCTAATCAATCCTAATGCGATGGCAATTGGAGTCCCTGATGACTGCGGCTCGGGTTTCTTGTAATGGCTCTACCACATTTTCCTGGACCTCCTTCTTTAACCTGAG encodes the following:
- the SIX1 gene encoding homeobox protein SIX1, yielding MSMLPSFGFTQEQVACVCEVLQQGGNLERLGRFLWSLPACDHLHKNESVLKAKAVVAFHRGNFRELYKILESHQFSPHNHPKLQQLWLKAHYVEAEKLRGRPLGAVGKYRVRRKFPLPRTIWDGEETSYCFKEKSRGVLREWYAHNPYPSPREKRELAEATGLTTTQVSNWFKNRRQRDRAAEAKERENTENNNSSSNKQNQLSPLEGGKPLMSSSEEEFSPPQSPDQNSVLLLQGNMSHARSSNYSLPGLTASQPTHGLQAHQHQLQDSLLGPLTSSLVDLGS